One region of Neorhodopirellula lusitana genomic DNA includes:
- a CDS encoding type II secretion system F family protein: protein MSSIIIIAAVGIFVASIVAFAASIVMPSEETTATEDRLSQLANTKQATDEKSPSLLLVDEMNRTAGFLEKLTNQVPAVHKYLEQADIKMSPMQFAGICAITFLFGIVVCVVSPVPILLGPFVGAALVMLPIGYVLHKRKKRLARFGQQIPEALELLGRSLRAGHSLQAGFGLVGEEMEPPLAVEFKRCFEEQKFGIPIDESIEDMAERVPNMDIRFFATAVILQRQTGGDLSEILDKIGHLVRERLQILGQIQALTGEGRMSGAVLLALPPVLFLTMLKLNYEYVIMLFTDPMGRMMLGAAIVTQIIGALVIKKIITIKV from the coding sequence ATGTCCTCGATCATCATCATCGCAGCCGTCGGCATTTTCGTCGCCTCGATCGTCGCGTTTGCGGCGTCGATCGTGATGCCGAGCGAAGAAACCACGGCAACCGAAGATCGCCTCTCGCAACTCGCCAACACCAAGCAGGCGACTGACGAGAAAAGTCCTTCGTTGTTGCTAGTCGATGAGATGAATCGAACGGCAGGCTTCCTGGAAAAGCTGACCAACCAAGTTCCCGCCGTTCACAAGTATCTGGAACAGGCCGACATCAAGATGTCGCCAATGCAGTTCGCCGGTATTTGCGCGATCACATTCCTGTTCGGAATCGTCGTCTGTGTTGTCTCTCCTGTTCCGATTTTGTTAGGTCCCTTTGTTGGTGCCGCTTTGGTGATGCTGCCGATCGGATACGTTCTGCATAAACGCAAGAAACGGCTGGCACGATTCGGGCAACAAATCCCGGAAGCACTTGAATTGCTTGGGCGCTCACTGCGAGCGGGTCACTCGCTGCAAGCTGGGTTTGGTCTGGTTGGCGAGGAAATGGAGCCACCCTTGGCCGTTGAATTCAAACGCTGCTTCGAAGAACAGAAGTTCGGCATTCCGATCGACGAGTCGATCGAAGACATGGCCGAACGAGTTCCCAATATGGACATTCGATTCTTTGCAACCGCCGTGATTCTACAGCGACAAACCGGGGGTGACCTCAGTGAAATCCTGGACAAGATCGGACACCTCGTCCGCGAACGTCTACAGATTCTCGGACAAATCCAAGCACTCACCGGTGAAGGCCGGATGAGTGGTGCGGTGCTACTCGCACTGCCGCCAGTGTTGTTCTTGACGATGCTGAAACTGAACTACGAGTACGTCATTATGTTGTTCACCGACCCGATGGGACGCATGATGCTGGGAGCCGCCATCGTGACCCAGATCATTGGTGCTTTGGTGATCAAGAAGATTATTACGATCAAAGTCTAG
- a CDS encoding type II secretion system F family protein, whose amino-acid sequence MFHLIAETAATGMFDPVLLTTIAIFIGVSSITWLAVNHFSGTDNPSAESRLERLKEAKRGVRDITADDKSRTKNEALTAALEKAANPLAGSVTGTEEQMSKLREKLINAGFRREHSPIVFKMIQLVCTGIGLFFGGVLGMMMDGVSEGLAIKVFGGMIFGFGAPIIILNILASKRRETIFLGLPDALDLMVVCVEAGLGMDQALRKVAEEMKKSHKNIGIEFGIANQQLQFGRPRSEVLQALGYRSGVDDLKQLASILIQADKFGSSVATALRVQSDSMRTKRRQIAEEKAAKTAVKMIFPLVLFIFPGIFVVLVGPAAITMWRQLLSQ is encoded by the coding sequence ATGTTCCATCTTATTGCTGAAACCGCTGCCACGGGAATGTTCGATCCCGTCTTGCTGACGACGATCGCGATTTTCATAGGCGTCTCGTCAATCACATGGCTCGCTGTCAATCACTTCAGTGGCACGGATAATCCATCAGCCGAATCCCGACTCGAGCGATTGAAAGAGGCCAAACGCGGTGTTCGCGATATCACCGCGGATGACAAGTCACGCACCAAGAATGAAGCGTTGACCGCCGCTTTGGAAAAAGCCGCCAACCCGCTCGCCGGATCCGTAACCGGCACCGAAGAACAGATGAGCAAGCTTCGCGAAAAGCTGATCAATGCTGGCTTCCGCCGTGAACATTCGCCCATCGTCTTCAAGATGATTCAGCTCGTTTGCACCGGCATCGGCCTGTTCTTTGGTGGCGTGCTCGGCATGATGATGGACGGCGTCTCCGAAGGCTTGGCGATCAAAGTATTCGGCGGCATGATCTTTGGCTTCGGTGCCCCCATCATCATCCTAAATATTCTGGCTAGTAAACGCCGCGAAACAATCTTCCTAGGACTCCCCGACGCGCTCGACTTGATGGTCGTGTGCGTGGAAGCCGGTCTCGGTATGGACCAGGCACTCCGGAAAGTCGCCGAGGAAATGAAGAAGAGCCATAAGAACATCGGCATCGAGTTCGGGATCGCCAACCAGCAGCTGCAGTTCGGCCGACCACGTTCCGAAGTGCTACAAGCGTTGGGCTACCGCAGTGGTGTCGATGACCTGAAACAATTGGCGTCGATCCTAATCCAGGCGGATAAGTTCGGATCCAGCGTCGCCACGGCTCTGCGAGTTCAAAGTGACTCGATGCGAACCAAGCGACGTCAGATCGCCGAAGAGAAGGCAGCCAAGACGGCCGTGAAGATGATCTTCCCGCTCGTGCTGTTCATCTTCCCTGGTATCTTCGTCGTGCTCGTCGGCCCGGCCGCCATCACGATGTGGCGACAACTTCTTAGCCAATAG